A single window of Undibacterium sp. 5I1 DNA harbors:
- a CDS encoding response regulator: MPDKAKRYKDVTIMLVDDDDVDVMGVERALKKLKIINPVVRARDGIEALELLRMPNAVRQPYLIMLDLNMPRMNGLEMLEVLRNDPSLSSAVVFVLTTSKTDEDKVAAYQKHVAGYIVKSQVGDGFLRVMEMIDHFWRVVELPVME; encoded by the coding sequence ATGCCAGACAAAGCTAAGCGCTATAAAGACGTCACAATCATGTTGGTTGACGATGATGATGTTGACGTCATGGGTGTTGAGCGCGCCCTCAAAAAACTGAAAATTATCAATCCGGTAGTACGGGCCAGAGATGGTATTGAAGCGCTCGAATTATTACGTATGCCAAATGCCGTTCGTCAACCGTATTTGATTATGCTGGATCTCAATATGCCCAGAATGAACGGGCTGGAGATGTTGGAGGTACTGCGCAATGATCCTTCTCTTTCCAGTGCAGTCGTATTTGTTTTGACCACATCAAAGACGGATGAGGATAAGGTTGCGGCCTACCAAAAGCATGTTGCAGGTTATATCGTCAAAAGTCAGGTCGGCGATGGCTTCTTGCGGGTGATGGAGATGATCGATCATTTCTGGCGGGTGGTCGAACTACCGGTTATGGAGTGA
- a CDS encoding sensor histidine kinase — MDSLLSWIITSEFMPHGHCYLWTPSLLWLYVASDTLTGISYYSIPLALIFFVRRRHDLEFNWIFIMFSAFIFACGTTHLISILTIWEPAYWLDASVKGFTAVLSVVTAVMLWRLMPTALKIPSTTLLNETIKKLESEVARRDLAERNLTQLNKELDAQVITRTQKLTETNEMLLLTQQNLEKKIQEVTVINQELNNFTYVASHDLKSPLRGIDQLANWISEDLADTLNPDTQRHLYLIRSRIQRMEMLLDDLLAYARVGRADDEIVTVDTRVLVSDIFELLKTTKAIRLEAADDLPTVQTRKVPLNLVLRNLISNAIKHHNKPDGRILVGAKMIAVSINNEANNHLNNDANKGVAHYIEFTVKDDGPGIAPEHQQRVFGMFQTLKPRDEVEGSGIGLALVKKAVESVGGTVELVSDGQTGCTFRFLWPVNITQ; from the coding sequence ATGGATTCACTACTAAGTTGGATTATCACTAGCGAGTTTATGCCGCACGGGCATTGTTACTTATGGACGCCATCCTTGCTTTGGCTCTACGTCGCGTCCGATACGCTGACTGGGATTTCTTACTACTCCATCCCCCTTGCATTGATCTTTTTTGTTCGCAGACGGCATGATCTGGAATTTAACTGGATCTTCATTATGTTTTCCGCATTTATCTTTGCTTGCGGAACGACCCATTTGATTTCCATTTTAACGATATGGGAGCCGGCTTATTGGCTTGATGCCTCGGTCAAAGGATTTACCGCTGTGTTGTCGGTGGTGACCGCGGTGATGCTATGGCGCTTAATGCCAACCGCACTTAAGATCCCGAGTACTACTTTACTCAACGAAACGATTAAAAAGCTAGAGTCAGAAGTCGCTCGCAGAGACCTGGCCGAGAGAAATCTGACTCAACTCAACAAAGAGCTGGATGCGCAAGTCATCACGCGCACCCAGAAATTAACCGAAACAAATGAGATGCTTCTCCTGACGCAACAAAATCTTGAGAAAAAAATACAAGAAGTCACTGTCATCAATCAGGAGTTAAATAATTTTACCTATGTCGCCTCACATGATCTAAAGTCGCCGTTAAGAGGCATAGATCAGCTGGCTAACTGGATTTCTGAGGATTTAGCCGATACGCTCAATCCAGACACACAACGGCATTTATATTTAATCAGAAGCCGCATTCAGCGCATGGAGATGTTGCTCGATGATTTACTTGCTTATGCGCGCGTCGGGCGGGCAGATGATGAAATCGTGACAGTCGATACCCGCGTATTGGTAAGCGATATTTTTGAATTACTCAAAACTACTAAGGCAATTCGACTAGAAGCAGCAGATGATTTACCTACGGTCCAAACACGAAAAGTCCCCTTGAATTTGGTGCTCCGTAATCTAATCAGTAATGCGATTAAACATCACAACAAGCCGGATGGGCGTATTTTGGTCGGAGCAAAGATGATTGCCGTTAGTATAAATAATGAAGCAAACAATCACCTAAACAACGACGCAAACAAAGGCGTCGCTCATTACATAGAGTTCACCGTCAAAGATGATGGCCCAGGTATTGCGCCCGAGCATCAGCAACGCGTATTTGGCATGTTTCAGACTCTTAAGCCACGCGACGAAGTTGAAGGTAGTGGCATCGGTCTGGCGCTGGTAAAAAAAGCGGTTGAATCGGTTGGTGGGACGGTTGAACTGGTTTCTGACGGGCAGACTGGATGCACATTCCGTTTTCTATGGCCTGTCAATATTACTCAATGA
- a CDS encoding carboxy terminal-processing peptidase, with the protein MKKKLLCLMLAFAASTQADTLEPSSTNQLLMPLPQQAQAARVSAGFLTRFHYKATPLDDAMSQKIFDRYLKSLDPEKLFFTQADINQISSARNQLDDAIYQENLNVPFMIFNLYEKRLVDRLTYAREILKKGFDFTQKESYSYGRDKAVWPESEDEVRDLWRKRVKNDWLRLKLAGKDDAATRETLEKRYTSSLSRVRKYKSEDVFQIFMDSYAMSIEPHTNYLGPRASEDFDISMKLSLVGIGAVLQERDDYTTIRELVAGGPAALSNRLKPGDRIVGVGQGKTGTITEVVGWRIDDVVKLIRGNKDSIVVLDILPADVSLDGKHQMVSLVRDKIKLEEQAAKKSIIPIQSEGVTRQIGVISLPTFYQDFDARMKGDKDFKSATRDVIRLLDELKKAKVDSVLIDLRDNGGGSLTEAIELTGLFIDKGPVVQQRNAQGKITVESDTNAGVAWDGPLGILINRGSASASEIFAAAIQDYGRGVIIGEGSFGKGTVQTIVNLDQATQNPKAKFGELKMTIAQFFRINGGTTQLRGVTPDISFPSGTDTESFGESSYDNALPWTQIKAADYKPTGDLSDLLPMLAVRHESRIAKDKDFQYLQEDIAEIQTLRKKKTISLNEADRRKEKETLEAKIKSRENSEAGDKKTASKNKDALDDGLQANERNLVADIAAEKDRKNAKDILLNEAVHILSDEVDLLKTNAKLAARVLPANALNASQKHD; encoded by the coding sequence ATGAAGAAAAAACTATTGTGCTTAATGCTTGCCTTTGCAGCATCAACGCAAGCCGATACCTTAGAACCTTCTTCAACAAACCAATTACTCATGCCCCTGCCACAACAAGCGCAGGCGGCACGCGTCAGTGCTGGCTTCTTAACCCGCTTCCACTACAAGGCGACGCCCTTAGATGATGCGATGTCTCAAAAGATTTTTGATCGTTATCTGAAATCACTTGACCCAGAAAAATTATTTTTTACGCAGGCCGATATCAATCAAATTTCCAGTGCGCGTAATCAGCTGGACGATGCGATTTATCAAGAGAATCTGAACGTCCCGTTCATGATTTTCAATCTCTATGAAAAACGTCTGGTTGATCGCCTGACGTATGCTCGTGAGATTCTGAAAAAAGGTTTCGACTTCACCCAGAAAGAAAGCTATTCCTACGGACGAGATAAAGCTGTCTGGCCGGAATCAGAAGACGAAGTCCGCGACCTTTGGCGCAAGCGCGTCAAGAACGACTGGCTGCGTCTAAAACTCGCTGGCAAAGACGATGCTGCGACTCGAGAGACATTAGAAAAACGTTATACCAGCTCATTGTCTAGGGTGCGCAAATACAAGAGTGAAGATGTATTCCAGATTTTTATGGATTCCTACGCGATGTCGATTGAGCCGCATACCAATTACCTTGGCCCGCGCGCGTCAGAAGATTTTGATATTTCGATGAAATTATCGCTAGTTGGAATAGGCGCAGTACTTCAAGAGCGTGATGACTACACCACCATACGCGAATTGGTCGCTGGCGGTCCCGCTGCGCTGTCTAATCGTTTAAAACCAGGTGACAGAATTGTCGGTGTTGGACAAGGCAAGACAGGTACTATCACGGAAGTAGTCGGATGGCGTATTGATGATGTCGTCAAGCTGATACGTGGCAACAAAGATTCAATCGTGGTGCTGGACATTCTTCCTGCCGATGTAAGCCTGGATGGAAAACATCAAATGGTGTCGCTGGTGCGCGACAAAATTAAGTTAGAAGAGCAGGCAGCTAAAAAATCGATTATCCCTATCCAGAGCGAGGGCGTTACACGCCAGATAGGCGTCATTTCTTTGCCTACTTTTTATCAAGATTTTGATGCTCGCATGAAAGGTGATAAAGATTTTAAAAGTGCGACACGTGATGTCATCCGCTTATTGGACGAACTCAAAAAAGCCAAAGTCGATAGCGTATTAATCGATTTGCGTGACAACGGCGGAGGCTCCTTAACTGAGGCAATTGAACTCACAGGCTTATTTATTGATAAGGGTCCAGTAGTGCAACAGCGTAATGCGCAAGGCAAAATAACGGTAGAAAGTGATACCAACGCTGGCGTTGCCTGGGATGGTCCGCTGGGGATATTAATCAATCGTGGCTCGGCATCGGCATCAGAAATTTTTGCGGCAGCGATTCAGGACTATGGTCGTGGTGTGATTATTGGTGAAGGTAGTTTCGGTAAAGGTACCGTGCAAACCATCGTCAACCTAGATCAGGCGACCCAAAATCCCAAGGCAAAATTTGGTGAACTCAAAATGACGATTGCCCAGTTTTTCCGTATCAATGGCGGCACAACGCAACTGCGTGGCGTGACGCCGGATATCAGCTTCCCTAGCGGCACTGACACGGAGAGTTTTGGTGAATCTAGCTATGACAACGCACTGCCCTGGACGCAAATTAAAGCAGCAGATTACAAACCCACAGGTGATCTGAGCGATTTGTTACCGATGCTGGCAGTCAGACATGAGTCGCGTATTGCAAAAGATAAAGATTTCCAATATCTGCAAGAAGATATTGCTGAAATCCAGACTTTGCGCAAGAAAAAAACCATTTCTCTCAACGAGGCAGACCGTCGCAAAGAGAAAGAAACATTAGAAGCCAAAATCAAATCGCGTGAAAATAGTGAAGCTGGTGATAAGAAAACTGCCAGCAAAAATAAAGACGCTTTAGATGATGGCCTGCAAGCAAATGAACGAAATCTTGTTGCGGATATCGCTGCAGAAAAAGATCGGAAAAATGCAAAAGATATCTTACTCAACGAGGCCGTTCATATTTTGAGTGACGAAGTTGATTTACTAAAAACCAATGCCAAATTAGCGGCACGGGTTTTGCCAGCAAATGCACTCAACGCCAGCCAAAAACACGATTGA
- a CDS encoding transposase, whose product MARLSRLVIPRQLHHVIQHGNNHQAIFRESADYVAFLAWLGEAAKQFEVAIHAYVLLPDHVHLLVTPVDEVGLGKMMQWIGRHYVPYYNRKYERTGSLWQGRYRATVMEAALYFLRCSLSIESNPVRSKLVADAQEYPWSSFQHHIGLKIDPLITDHPLYWSLGNTPFQREAAYRDMMQQPLLSSELNSLMDATLKGWLIGTEQFKADMTKSTERRVEPMKRGRPRKVLSAI is encoded by the coding sequence ATGGCCAGACTTAGCCGCCTCGTTATTCCGCGACAATTGCATCATGTTATTCAGCATGGGAATAATCATCAGGCGATTTTTCGTGAGTCGGCTGATTACGTCGCTTTTCTGGCTTGGTTAGGCGAGGCTGCCAAACAGTTTGAAGTTGCCATCCATGCTTATGTTTTATTGCCAGATCATGTCCATTTACTCGTTACTCCTGTGGACGAAGTGGGGCTGGGTAAGATGATGCAGTGGATTGGTCGTCACTATGTCCCTTATTACAATCGCAAATATGAGCGTACTGGCAGTTTGTGGCAAGGGCGGTATCGGGCGACGGTGATGGAGGCGGCTTTGTATTTTTTGCGCTGCTCTTTGTCTATAGAAAGTAATCCGGTTCGTAGCAAATTGGTGGCCGATGCGCAGGAATACCCTTGGTCTAGCTTCCAGCACCATATCGGTTTGAAAATTGATCCCTTAATTACTGATCATCCTTTGTATTGGAGTTTGGGGAATACGCCGTTTCAACGCGAAGCCGCATATCGGGACATGATGCAGCAGCCTTTATTGAGTTCAGAATTGAATTCACTGATGGATGCAACACTCAAAGGCTGGCTAATCGGCACTGAACAATTTAAAGCAGACATGACAAAGTCCACCGAGCGTCGGGTAGAGCCGATGAAGCGTGGGCGACCCAGAAAAGTGCTGTCTGCCATCTAA
- a CDS encoding glutamate synthase subunit beta, which yields MGKVTGFMEYQRLQEASEAPQSRKKHYKEFLVHLSDDQAKIQGARCMDCGIPFCNNGCPVNNIIPDWNDLVYTGNYEQALETLHSTNNFPEFTGRICPAPCETACTLGINDAPVGIKSIEHFIIDKGWENGWVKPQPAAIKTGKKVAIVGSGPAGLAAAQQLARVGHDVTVFEKNDRVGGLLRYGIPDFKMEKTHIDRRVEQMQAEGVVFRTSTLVGKDFPSTVTNWSKETVSPEQLQKEFDAVIIAGGAETPRDLPVPGRELKGVHFAMDFLPSQNKVNAGDKVKDQIMASAKHVVVIGGGDTGSDCVGTSNRHGAKSVTQFELMPQPPETENKPLVWPYWPIKMRTSSSHEEGCERDWAVATKRLEGKNGKVEKLVAVRVEWKDGKMQEVPDSEFEMKADLVLLAMGFVSPVQQVLDAFGIEKDARGNARATTDGVDCYKTNVDKVYAAGDMRRGQSLVVWAIREGRQCAREVDAALMGESVLPR from the coding sequence ATGGGTAAAGTAACCGGCTTCATGGAGTACCAGCGCTTGCAAGAAGCGAGCGAAGCACCGCAATCACGTAAAAAGCACTACAAAGAATTTTTAGTTCATCTAAGCGATGACCAGGCAAAAATCCAGGGCGCTCGTTGCATGGATTGCGGCATCCCTTTTTGTAATAACGGCTGCCCAGTGAATAACATCATTCCAGACTGGAATGACTTGGTCTATACCGGAAATTATGAGCAGGCTTTAGAGACACTGCATTCCACTAATAATTTTCCTGAATTTACTGGTCGTATTTGTCCCGCGCCCTGCGAAACTGCATGCACCTTGGGCATTAATGATGCCCCCGTTGGAATTAAATCAATCGAGCATTTCATCATCGACAAGGGCTGGGAAAACGGTTGGGTCAAACCACAACCCGCAGCGATTAAAACTGGAAAGAAAGTGGCGATCGTCGGCTCCGGTCCTGCCGGTCTGGCCGCAGCGCAGCAACTTGCACGGGTCGGGCATGATGTGACCGTGTTTGAAAAGAATGATCGCGTCGGCGGCTTGCTACGCTACGGTATTCCAGATTTTAAAATGGAAAAGACGCATATTGATCGTCGGGTAGAACAGATGCAGGCAGAGGGTGTGGTGTTCCGTACCAGCACTTTGGTTGGTAAAGATTTTCCTTCAACAGTCACCAACTGGTCGAAAGAAACAGTCTCACCAGAGCAGCTACAAAAAGAATTTGATGCGGTCATCATCGCTGGCGGTGCTGAGACTCCACGTGATTTGCCGGTTCCTGGCCGCGAGTTAAAGGGTGTGCATTTTGCGATGGATTTCTTGCCTTCACAAAATAAAGTGAACGCGGGTGACAAGGTCAAAGATCAGATCATGGCAAGCGCTAAGCATGTGGTTGTCATTGGCGGTGGCGATACCGGATCAGACTGCGTCGGTACTTCTAACCGTCATGGTGCTAAGTCTGTTACCCAGTTTGAACTGATGCCGCAACCACCAGAAACAGAGAACAAGCCGCTGGTCTGGCCTTATTGGCCGATCAAAATGCGCACATCTTCTTCGCACGAAGAAGGTTGCGAACGCGATTGGGCAGTAGCGACTAAACGTTTAGAGGGCAAAAACGGCAAAGTAGAAAAATTAGTGGCGGTACGCGTGGAATGGAAAGACGGCAAGATGCAAGAAGTGCCGGATTCCGAATTCGAAATGAAGGCAGATTTGGTTCTGTTGGCAATGGGTTTCGTTTCTCCGGTTCAGCAAGTGCTGGACGCGTTCGGTATAGAAAAAGACGCTCGGGGCAACGCCAGAGCAACGACAGACGGTGTTGATTGCTACAAAACCAACGTGGATAAAGTTTATGCTGCGGGCGACATGCGGCGCGGGCAATCGCTGGTGGTTTGGGCAATCCGCGAAGGCCGTCAATGCGCTCGGGAAGTGGATGCTGCTTTGATGGGGGAGTCAGTGTTGCCGCGTTAA
- a CDS encoding glutamate synthase-related protein gives MQAQGLYDPANEHDACGVGFVAHIKGKKSHAIVEQGLLILKNLDHRGAVGADKLMGDGAGVLIQIPDQYFREEMSKQGIELPPPGEYGVGMIFLPKEHASRLACQQEIERAVRAEGQVVLGWRDVPVDTEMPMSPLVREKEPVIRQIFIGRGADIMVTDALERKLYVIRKSAVHAIEALKLLHGKEYFVPSMSARTIVYKGLLLADQVGVYYKDLQDPRCVSALALVHQRFSTNTFPEWPLAHPYRMIAHNGEINTVKGNFNWMRAREGVMKSAVLGDDLQKLYPLIFEGQSDTASFDNALELLVMAGYPIAQAMMMMIPEAWENHTMMDDNRRAFYEYHAAMMEPWDGPAAMAFTDGRQIGGTLDRNGLRPARYIVTDDDLVVMASESGVLPIPESKIIKKWRLQPGKMFLIDLDAGRIIDDKEIKDTYSNAKPYKQWIQSVRIKLNALKAEQAVEPSSATLLDQQQAFGYTQEDLKFLMAPMATSAEEAIGSMGNDSSLAVMSNKLKPLYNYFKQLFAQVTNPPIDPIREAMVMSLVSFIGPKPNLLDTNNINPPMRLEVSQPVLDFADIAKLRNISANTGGKFKSYELDICYPVAWGKDGIEARLASICAEVVDAVKSGHNIMIITDRKMDANNVAIPALLATSTVHQHLVSRGMRTITGLVVETGSARETHHFALLAGYGAEAVHPYLAMQTLAAMAKDLPGDLSAEKAMYNYTKAIGKGLMKVMSKMGISTYMSYCGAQIFEAIGLNKSLVDKYFKGTASNVEGIGVFEVAEEALRLHSLAFGNDPVLANALDAGGEYAFRIRGEDHMWTPDAIAKLQHSTRTNNYNSYKEYAQIINDQSKRHMTLRGLFEFKIDPAKAIPLDQVEPAKEIVKRFATGAMSLGSISTEAHATLAIAMNRIGGKSNTGEGGEDPARYQQELKGIPIKQGDTLASIVGKANIEVDMPLLPGDSLRSRIKQVASGRFGVTTEYLISADQIQIKMAQGAKPGEGGQLPGHKVSEYIAKLRFSVPGVGLISPPPHHDIYSIEDLAQLIHDLKNANPKASISVKLVSEVGVGTVAAGVSKAKADHLVIAGHDGGTGASPLSSVKHAGTPWELGLSETQQTLVLNGLRGRVRVQADGQMKTGRDVAIAAMLGADEIGFATAPLVVEGCIMMRKCHLNTCPVGVATQDPILRAKFSGKPEYVVNYFFFVAEEVRQIMAQLGIRTYDELIGRVDLLDKSKAIGHWKAKGLDFSRIFYQPDVPADTPIKHVDVQDHGLENALDNKLIAQAKTALETGEKVSFISPIKNLNRTVGTMLSGEVAKKYGHAGLPDDTIHIQLQGTAGQSAGAFLAHGVTLDLVGEGNDYVGKGLSGGRIIIRPNTEFRGWAVDNIICGNTVLYGAISGEAFINGVAGERFAVRNSGALAVVEGTGDHGCEYMTGGTVIVLGDTGRNFAAGMSGGIAYVYDPDGEFEARCNLSMVALAPVLAGDVQAATVDPSLWHSRLRGGEGETDEAILRHMIERHFKHTGSTRARNLLDDWARGRSKFVKVFPTEYKRALAEMYAAKQAGKAKETIAA, from the coding sequence ATGCAAGCGCAAGGCCTGTACGACCCAGCAAATGAACATGACGCCTGCGGTGTAGGCTTTGTGGCACACATCAAAGGCAAAAAATCCCACGCAATTGTGGAGCAAGGTTTGCTGATTCTTAAAAATCTCGATCATCGCGGTGCGGTTGGTGCCGATAAACTGATGGGTGACGGCGCTGGTGTCTTGATTCAAATTCCAGATCAATACTTCCGTGAAGAGATGAGCAAGCAAGGCATAGAGTTACCACCGCCGGGCGAATATGGCGTGGGTATGATCTTTTTGCCGAAAGAACACGCCTCACGTTTGGCATGTCAGCAAGAGATTGAGCGCGCCGTGCGAGCAGAAGGCCAAGTTGTTCTGGGCTGGCGCGATGTGCCGGTTGATACCGAGATGCCGATGTCGCCATTAGTCCGCGAAAAAGAACCTGTGATACGTCAGATTTTCATTGGTCGTGGCGCAGATATCATGGTGACCGATGCGCTGGAACGAAAGTTATACGTCATTCGTAAATCGGCAGTACACGCGATCGAAGCGTTGAAGCTGCTGCACGGCAAAGAATATTTTGTGCCGTCGATGTCGGCGCGCACCATCGTCTACAAGGGTTTGTTGCTGGCCGATCAGGTCGGTGTCTACTACAAAGACTTGCAAGATCCTCGCTGCGTTTCTGCATTGGCGCTGGTGCATCAGCGTTTTTCAACGAACACATTCCCAGAGTGGCCATTGGCTCACCCCTACCGCATGATTGCTCATAATGGTGAGATCAACACGGTGAAAGGTAATTTTAACTGGATGCGCGCACGCGAAGGCGTGATGAAATCCGCAGTACTAGGCGATGATTTACAAAAATTGTATCCGCTGATTTTTGAAGGTCAATCCGATACTGCCAGCTTCGATAACGCGCTGGAACTCTTGGTCATGGCTGGTTATCCAATTGCACAAGCAATGATGATGATGATCCCGGAAGCCTGGGAAAATCACACGATGATGGACGACAACCGTCGCGCATTCTACGAATACCACGCTGCGATGATGGAGCCATGGGATGGTCCCGCTGCGATGGCATTTACCGATGGCCGCCAGATTGGTGGCACCTTGGATCGCAACGGTTTGCGCCCGGCGCGCTACATCGTGACGGATGATGATCTGGTCGTAATGGCGTCGGAATCCGGCGTATTGCCGATTCCTGAATCTAAAATCATCAAAAAATGGCGCCTGCAACCGGGCAAAATGTTTTTGATCGATTTAGATGCTGGTCGCATCATCGATGACAAAGAAATTAAAGATACCTACTCCAATGCCAAACCATACAAGCAATGGATTCAGTCTGTACGTATCAAACTCAACGCGTTAAAAGCAGAGCAAGCAGTAGAACCATCCAGCGCGACTTTGCTAGATCAGCAGCAGGCATTTGGCTATACACAAGAAGATTTAAAATTCTTGATGGCACCAATGGCAACCAGTGCTGAAGAAGCGATTGGCTCCATGGGCAATGACTCATCGCTGGCGGTGATGTCAAATAAATTGAAGCCTTTGTATAACTACTTTAAGCAGTTATTCGCGCAAGTCACCAATCCGCCTATCGATCCGATTCGTGAAGCGATGGTCATGTCGCTGGTATCATTTATCGGCCCTAAACCTAACCTGCTGGACACCAACAACATCAATCCTCCGATGCGTTTGGAGGTATCACAGCCAGTGCTGGATTTTGCCGATATTGCCAAACTGCGTAATATTAGCGCCAACACCGGTGGCAAATTCAAGTCCTATGAACTAGATATCTGCTACCCCGTCGCTTGGGGTAAAGACGGGATCGAAGCACGCCTGGCATCAATCTGCGCCGAAGTCGTCGATGCGGTCAAATCTGGTCATAACATTATGATCATCACTGACCGCAAGATGGATGCGAACAACGTCGCTATTCCTGCGCTGTTAGCAACTTCGACCGTGCATCAGCATCTGGTTAGTCGCGGTATGCGTACGATTACGGGCTTAGTGGTCGAAACCGGCTCCGCTCGCGAGACGCATCATTTCGCCTTGCTGGCAGGTTACGGCGCTGAAGCAGTACATCCTTACCTAGCAATGCAAACACTTGCGGCAATGGCAAAAGATTTGCCAGGTGATTTGTCCGCAGAAAAAGCGATGTACAACTACACCAAGGCAATCGGCAAAGGCTTGATGAAAGTCATGTCCAAGATGGGCATTTCCACCTATATGTCGTATTGCGGCGCGCAGATTTTTGAAGCAATCGGCCTCAATAAATCATTGGTCGACAAATACTTCAAAGGCACTGCCTCCAATGTGGAAGGTATCGGCGTATTTGAAGTCGCTGAAGAAGCATTACGCTTGCACAGTCTGGCATTTGGTAATGATCCGGTATTGGCAAATGCTTTGGATGCGGGCGGCGAATATGCCTTCCGTATTCGTGGTGAAGACCATATGTGGACGCCGGACGCGATTGCCAAATTACAGCATTCAACCCGGACTAATAACTATAATTCCTACAAAGAATACGCTCAGATCATCAACGACCAATCTAAACGTCATATGACCTTACGTGGTTTGTTTGAATTCAAAATTGATCCTGCTAAAGCGATACCGCTGGATCAGGTAGAGCCTGCCAAAGAAATTGTCAAACGGTTTGCGACTGGGGCGATGTCTTTGGGGTCGATCAGCACGGAAGCCCACGCAACCTTAGCGATTGCAATGAATCGTATCGGTGGAAAATCCAACACGGGCGAAGGAGGGGAAGATCCTGCGCGTTATCAACAAGAATTAAAAGGGATTCCGATCAAGCAAGGTGACACCTTGGCGTCGATTGTTGGTAAAGCCAATATCGAAGTCGATATGCCCTTATTGCCAGGGGATTCTTTACGCTCTCGTATCAAGCAGGTGGCGTCAGGTCGATTTGGCGTGACGACGGAATACCTGATTTCTGCTGATCAGATTCAGATCAAAATGGCACAGGGAGCCAAGCCGGGCGAGGGCGGCCAATTACCTGGGCATAAGGTATCGGAATATATTGCAAAACTGCGTTTTTCTGTCCCGGGTGTCGGCCTGATTTCCCCACCGCCGCATCATGATATTTACTCGATTGAAGATTTGGCGCAACTGATTCATGATTTAAAAAACGCGAATCCTAAAGCCTCAATTTCAGTCAAACTGGTATCCGAAGTCGGCGTTGGTACTGTTGCTGCGGGTGTCTCTAAAGCCAAGGCCGATCATCTGGTGATTGCGGGACATGATGGCGGTACTGGCGCATCACCTTTGTCGTCCGTTAAACATGCTGGTACTCCTTGGGAATTAGGTCTTTCCGAAACCCAGCAAACTCTGGTACTCAATGGATTGCGCGGACGGGTCCGTGTACAGGCAGATGGTCAGATGAAGACGGGGCGTGACGTAGCAATTGCCGCTATGTTGGGCGCGGATGAAATCGGTTTTGCGACTGCACCGCTGGTCGTCGAGGGCTGCATCATGATGCGCAAATGTCATTTGAACACCTGCCCTGTTGGTGTTGCAACACAAGATCCGATTTTGCGTGCTAAGTTTTCTGGCAAGCCGGAATATGTCGTTAACTATTTCTTCTTCGTTGCAGAAGAAGTACGTCAGATCATGGCGCAGTTGGGCATTCGTACTTATGACGAGTTGATTGGTCGCGTTGATTTGCTCGATAAGTCAAAAGCGATTGGGCACTGGAAAGCGAAGGGATTGGATTTCAGTCGTATTTTCTATCAACCGGATGTGCCTGCAGATACGCCGATCAAGCATGTTGATGTGCAAGATCATGGTTTAGAAAACGCGCTCGATAATAAGTTAATTGCACAGGCAAAAACGGCATTAGAGACGGGTGAAAAAGTCTCGTTTATTTCACCGATCAAAAATTTAAACCGCACCGTCGGTACCATGTTGTCCGGCGAAGTCGCTAAAAAATATGGTCATGCAGGATTGCCGGACGATACGATTCATATTCAATTGCAAGGCACAGCTGGTCAATCAGCCGGCGCGTTTTTGGCGCATGGCGTTACGCTGGATCTGGTTGGTGAAGGTAATGATTATGTCGGCAAAGGTTTGTCCGGCGGACGTATCATTATTCGGCCTAATACCGAGTTCCGAGGCTGGGCGGTAGATAACATCATCTGCGGCAACACCGTTTTATATGGTGCTATTTCTGGTGAAGCGTTTATCAATGGTGTTGCAGGCGAGCGTTTTGCGGTGCGTAACTCAGGTGCGTTGGCGGTAGTCGAAGGTACTGGCGATCATGGCTGTGAATATATGACTGGCGGCACCGTGATTGTGCTGGGTGACACGGGACGTAATTTTGCTGCGGGTATGTCGGGCGGTATTGCCTATGTCTACGATCCTGATGGCGAATTTGAAGCCAGATGTAATTTATCAATGGTCGCACTAGCACCAGTATTGGCGGGCGATGTGCAGGCAGCGACGGTTGATCCATCGCTTTGGCATAGCCGTTTGCGCGGTGGCGAAGGTGAGACCGATGAGGCGATTTTGCGTCATATGATAGAGCGTCACTTCAAACATACAGGCAGCACACGGGCGCGTAATTTATTGGACGACTGGGCGCGTGGACGCTCTAAATTCGTCAAAGTATTCCCGACAGAATATAAGCGCGCTCTGGCTGAAATGTACGCAGCAAAACAGGCGGGTAAAGCGAAAGAAACAATCGCTGCCTAA